In Desulfobacterales bacterium, the DNA window TATTACCAATCAGGCCATGATCATGGTTTCGGTCACGCCAGGGTATTTTTCTATACCGGCAGGAACTCGCTATCGCTCAAACAGCCTGCCGCTCTTCCAAAAACACCCTGGCGCGGCCTCCCTGCCGCGGGAAATTGGCTGAAACGATGATCAAGGCCGCCAATCATACAATGAAAACGGCCAGTTAACGAGGAAAGGAGCGCTGTTCCATGGTTAAAACGGAAATATCCCTGTTTTTAAAAAATGCACCGGGAGAATTGGCAAAACTTTGCACGCTGATGGGGGAGGCGGGAATCAACATTGACGCGATAACCATTCAGGATGCTTCAGAATATGTATTGGAGCTGTTTCGAGCCCGGGGAAAATCGATCAAACGGATCGCCTCTGCTGCAAACTACCAGGCCATGCGAAAAGATTCCGCTGAATTTGCGCTCGTGCGGCTGATGGTGGACAGGGTCGATGCGGCAACCGCCCTGCTCACCGCGCAGGATTATCAGTTCGACACCCTGCCAGTAATTGCCCTTGAGCTTGATAACCGGCCGGGCGAGCTGGCCAAATTTTCAGCAAAACTCGGGAATGCGGGGATTAATATTCATTATGTATATGGCTCGGTATCCAATACGCAGGGAAAGTGCCTGTTCGTTTTTTGCCCGGACAATATTGAAAAAGCGGAAAGTTATTTTGTGACCGCTGCAGGTGCATAACCCGTTTCATTGAAAGCGTCACCATCGTTTTCAGCCCTCAGCCGTCGACTGTGCCGGCTTCCGAAATGAAGCCGGTTCAGGGTTCGCATACCACCACCAGCAGCTCCGCCGTTTTTCTGCTGATATTGCGAATCATGTGTTGAATCCCGGAATTAAAATGGAGCGAGTTTCCGGTATCCAACGTGTTTACGTGCTCGCCCACGGTCAGTTCGATTTTGCCGGCCAGCACATAGACAAACTCTTCCCCTTCATGTTGATATCCCACGCCGTCATGTGCCTTCATCGGATCAATGGTGATGCGAAAGGCTTTCATTCGCTTGGTGTCGGCGCCGGGTGTCAGCGTTGTGTAAGCGTAATTCTCCGTCCGCTTGGCAAAGGCCTTGGCCCGATGGCTTAAATTGGTTTTCGCTTCGTTGAGCAGATAGCTTGAATCAACTTTTAGCGCTCTGGAAAGTGAGAGAAGAATACCCACCGGCGGCAACTGGTCGCCGGATTCAATTTGCTTCAGCTTGTCAACCGAAAGACCAGTCTCATTGGCCAGCATTTCATAGGTAATCTCCTTTTCTTTTCTGATTTCCCTTATCTTCTGTCCGATCGGATCAATAGATTTCTTTTTCCGGGTGGCCATGGTATCTCCTTTTTCGAGTGGCACGAACGGGTCAATTTCCCATCTAAAATTACGCGATAGGCAAAACCAATCAGACCCGTTTCCAAAAGAGGGTGCAACCCGGGGAGAGAGGGGAAGAAAATGGCAGGGACGGTAATCCCGCCGTCCCATAAACAGATCACCTCAATAGCAGAGGAACTTGCCGCCGGGTTAGCTCTTTTGTTTTTTCTTGGCATTTTTAAGCCTGGATTTGCCGGTTGTACCCCGCCAGATTTTACCCCGCTTGGTTCTTCGATCGCCTTTGCCCATTGTAACGCCTCCAAATGATATAGTGTATGTAACCATGCAAATAAGGAATATGAACCGTTCAACGTCATGACGCCGTAAAACGTTACGATATCGCTGTATCTATACAACCGGGCGGTTAATTTCAAGAATAAAAGAGCATGCCGTTTTCAGCCGGGATCAGATTTCCGGCGGTTTTTGTGGTGACAGGATGGCTTCGCCCGCCCCCGGCCTCGATTCGCCGCGCGGTTTTCGAGGGGCGGCTTTTTTCCAAAAGTTGCCGCTGCTAAAGCATTGCCAGCCCCACCGCAGCCATTTCAACAAAGAAAATGCGAGCCATAGGCTCCACAGCAGCATCAATACCCGATATACCCAGAGAGGCAGGCTCAGCGCCCAGGGCCGGGGCATGGTCAATGAAATCCGGTCCTGCGTCCAGTGAAATAAATAGTTGCTGGACTGGTTCCCGGCAATTTGCATATCCGGAATACCCAACAGCCCTCTTTCGACGGCCGCGTATAACCCGCTGAGGGCGGCAATCGTCCAAAATACCAGGAGCAGTTGAAAGGCATTGAACGGCAGCCATTTATCCGGGGGTGTTTTCTCTTTGCGCAACCCGAGGGCCGGCAGCCATCCCACCACCACGAGAGCCGTTAAAGGGGGCACCTGGGTTAGACCCAGGCCCAGCAACAGCCACTGATGCAGTTTTAAAGGTGTCAGACGGATCCGTTTCAACCCGAAAGCGGCCAGAATCACGACGCCCAGATAGCTCCAGAACAAAACAGCCGGACCGAGCCGGGGACCACCAGCCAGCAGTGTCCAGCAATTTCGCGGCATATGAAAGGTCACATCGGCATTGACAGCCTCGGTGCCGATCACAATTTGCGGCGAACGCATGAAAAAGCGCGAAGCACCGGGTTGGTGCCAGGTGATCCGGATATTCTGAGTTCCGGGTTGAAGGGGGATCGTTAGTTGCGTCCCTTCTAGGCGGATCGGCAGGCTTTGACCGTTAATTTTCACTTCCTGTAAAGCGGCCGATTCGGGCAGGCGAATGTCGTGTTGCCCACCCCGGCTCGTGCGAAGGGAAAGATGCAACACGGCCTGGTTAAACCGAAGCCCGGGTGTCCAGTCCAGGCGGGCGGCATCAATGGTGATCATTTTGCCGGCAATTGCTTTGGGCCTTGACACGGTGATCGCAAGGCGCTCTCCGGGCCAGGGGGACCATTCCGGTTGCCATTGGCCTGCTTGGTCCTGGTGATGAATGAGGGGAATTCCGGAAAAATCGCATTGCCATATCGGGCTGGCATCCAGAATCCAGGATTCCGTCCAGGGCACCGCCTCGGGCGCACGCAACGCAATGGTTTGTGTCTGATCCAGGGACGATGTGAATTGAAAGGTGTCCATCTGCGGCGGAATAACAATCTGGGCGGTGTGGCCTTCCACATGAATACCGGGCGTGGTAACGGATTCGGTTGCAAGCAGCGGGTAAAAAAGGGTAACCGGCGCTCCGGTTGCGTTCATTCGATCAACCGTGGTGGTCACCTGCCACGTCAATCCCAGGTGAATGACGCGCTGAATATGGAAAAAGGCGGAAAGCGGCTGGCTTGTTTGTCCCGGTTCGGACGATGCCGAGGGGGTGATTCGGGTCATTTGAAGACTGGTGTCCACCGAACCGTCCGGGTGAATGCCTCGAATCGTCCATCCCGTGCTTTCAACCCCGGCCGAATGCGGTGCAAGAGGCAGGGGAAGCTGCATCACATCGCCGGCGGTTTTTCCGGTCAGCACGACCGTGTGAACGCCTTCGGGAATCAGCGCCCAGAGCGTGCCGGTTTCATCTCGCGAAAGGCCCGGCAGGGGCTGTTGATCCATCATAATGGCTTCCGGTGTCCAAGCGGAGCGGGTTGCGGGCAGTGGCA includes these proteins:
- a CDS encoding XRE family transcriptional regulator, with amino-acid sequence MPLEKGDTMATRKKKSIDPIGQKIREIRKEKEITYEMLANETGLSVDKLKQIESGDQLPPVGILLSLSRALKVDSSYLLNEAKTNLSHRAKAFAKRTENYAYTTLTPGADTKRMKAFRITIDPMKAHDGVGYQHEGEEFVYVLAGKIELTVGEHVNTLDTGNSLHFNSGIQHMIRNISRKTAELLVVVCEP
- the zapD gene encoding cell division protein ZapD; its protein translation is MVKTEISLFLKNAPGELAKLCTLMGEAGINIDAITIQDASEYVLELFRARGKSIKRIASAANYQAMRKDSAEFALVRLMVDRVDAATALLTAQDYQFDTLPVIALELDNRPGELAKFSAKLGNAGINIHYVYGSVSNTQGKCLFVFCPDNIEKAESYFVTAAGA